In the genome of Jaculus jaculus isolate mJacJac1 chromosome 11, mJacJac1.mat.Y.cur, whole genome shotgun sequence, the window AACAAGGGCCAGAGCCTTGCCCCCTCCCACTGCACTGAAGAACCCAAGAGGAGCTGGGGGCGCTGAGGAAAGGGACctagcccagagctcactgggcGCCATGCATGCAGCAGCACTGCCCCCTGCTGGTATCTCCCAGGAAGCTCATGCCACAGCTGGAGCCCACAGTCCTAAGGTAAGGACAACTGAGGAAAACTGAGGGTTGCTCCTAGCTGGACCAAAGACTTCCTGTAAGAGAAGGTGACCAGCACAAAGGCCCCAGAGGGGTCGCAATGCCTGTTGTATCTCTGAGCTCTGCATAGGACATGCTGGCTGAGACCCACCTGCTCAGCCCAGGCAGGGCACCCACCCTCTCACCTTCTCGTCAGGCGTGGGAGAAAACATCTTCTTTTCATGAGGGTTCTTGGAGAAGTCAAAGGGATAGGACACCACGAGGTCACCCCCATGCAGGCTAGCAGAGAGCACAAAGGGGGTGGTCTGAATCCATTTCATGATTGCCTTCGTCTCAGGGGCCACCTGTCCAGAGCAGAGAGACCGCTCTCAGGACCTGAGTGCCTCACTGGCCATCTGGCCACGTACAGCCACCCTTGCCTCTCAGGCCTCCATTTCCACCTGCCCCTGATCTGGCCAAACTGCTGCCCAGCCTTCATGGTTCCCTCAGGTCTCACTGAGTTCACACTGGTCCTTCAGTCTAGAGATCTCTGTTCACCTCCTGGGCATGTCACCCCCTAGATAGCCTCCCAGGGGCCCCAGAAGCTCTTAGATATCCCATACTCCATCAAACAGGTGACCCTGGCTACACATTCATCTTCTCACAGGATGACCAGCCCCACACAGGAGAGGGACCTTGTGGTTCTCACTGTGCAGGCCTGCATACAGTAGGTGCTCAGCACAAGCTTAAGGAGTAACAAGGAGGTTTTGGTAAAGGTCCCAACAATCAAGCATCTGGGCCAGGACTATGGCAAATGCCTCAGCAGGATGCAGACCCATCACTAGCTCTGCCAGGGATAGGCGATTCCAGTGCATGGCTCCCTGAGACCACCGATAGCCCAGCAAGAAGCTAGCCCAGCTCACAGGCCAGACATTGAGGCTCAGTGATTCGGGGCTCTTGCACCTGGGAGAGACACCCAGCGACCCTGGCTTGGAGGGCGGGCTTTGTCCCTAAGGCGCCTACCTTACCCCACCAGTAGTACTCTGAGATAGGGATGTGGTCGGTGCGCACGCCACGGGTGGAGGCCAGCCGGTAGTACTCGGATGTCAGATCCGGGAAGTTGCGGTTCAGATCCAGGTTCTGTGCGTTCTGCCTGCCgcttgtccagccattgtagcCAGCACCCTGGAGACACAAGCCCACTTGGGCTTAGTACGCCCCACCCACACCTCCCAGCCACAGCTGGGCTGCAGGACAAGCAACTGAGGGTTCTGTGGCTTCCTTGCTTGCCTCAAGAGTGTGTCCATCCATCACAGCTGacctctcctcccacctcctgTCTCATCCCCCAGCCTCCTTGCTGCTCCCCAACCTCAGGGTCTTACACACTGCTCCCCTGCCTGAGCCCCCAACAGTGGCCCAGGCCACTCACCCCCTACTGCCCTGGGGTCTCACCCACATCCCTGCTTGCTGACCCCCACCAGCACACTCTTGCTGTGCCTGTCCTTCTCCATAATCCTAAATTTCTGCGTGGTCACTGCCAGTGCCtgtcctccccagcccccaagcaGGACAGCCAGTACCAATGCCTGCTGAGTCCTGATCACCTAGAACAGGGCTGTGAAGGGAACTCAATAGTGGCAAGCAGTGTTGGAGAGATGTTCTTGCTGTGCagacatgagcacctgagtttcgATCCCCAAAGGCTACATAAAATGCTGAGCACTGTGGCgtgcactggggaggtggagacaggaagtccTTAGGCCTCTCTGGCTAACTTGTCTAGCCAGATCAGTGAGccctaggttcagcaagagaccctgtctcaaagaacaaagtaGAGAGTGACTGAAAAAGAcccccaatgtcaacctctggcctcaaccCATGTATATGTAAAGTCCACTCACACATAGGTGCACACACACCTATAAACGCACATACATGCACGAAGACCACACACGACAAACAAATAAAGTCATCAGTGGGCATGAGAGGTAACAGCATGCCATCTGGGCAGTGGGAATGCCCACCTCTGCTGCCGCCACCTCATAGCCATCAGGGTTCATGGAGGGCAGCAGGTGGATGCGGGTGGTGTTTATGAGGCGCTGGATGCGGGGGTTGCCCAGCAGGTACTCGGAGCACAGGTACTGGGCCAGGTAGATGAGCATTTCCCGTCCTGCCACCTCGTTGCCATGGATGTTCCCGATGAGCTTCACCTCGGGCTCCACTGTGGGGAGACACAGTGACTTGGGGTATAGGCTCATAGCCTGAGCTCCCCAGAGCCCTGAGGCCTCCATTCAACAGGTGGCCAGGTGTGCTTGGACCAATTCCTACCTGTTTTGACTCAAGAGTGTCTGGGCATCATGAGGGCTCAAGATGCTCACTCCTTGagctcaattcttttttaaaaaaatattttctttgtttgagagagacaaagagaaagagttatatggagagagagaaaaggagggagtataggcacatcagggcttcctgccactccagatgaactccagatgaatgcactactttgtgcatatggccttACATGGGAataggggaactgaacccaggcaattaggcttttcaagcaagcactttaactactgaaccatctctccaacccttgaacTCAATTCTTACATTATTACCACAAAAAGTCAAGGATGTCAATAACCAGATATGATGCTGTTGATTCATGTGATTTTCACTGATAGCCAATTGTCCATGTTTATGCAACAAGTCAAGCACATTGGCGCTTACCTGGTTTGCCGGCTGACCCTGGGATATTTGGATGAATTGGGTGTTGAAtgagtggatggatagatggatgattGGATATCCATCCAACAATGTGACTCTGGGCAAGTCATCTTTCCTTACTCAGTCTTACATTGCTCATGTGGTAAACAGCACCTCTTATTGCAGTTAACAGAGCCCAGAAACCTTTAGCTGTAAGTGTGAACACCCTTGTCCTGCAGACTCCGCATCCAAGGGTGTAAATGGCCAAGAGTCCTCCATGCTTCTGCAGAGGTTGGAGGTATGTCTTGTGACCTCCAGCCCTCTGTGAGAGGCGGTTCCTTTGAGCTCATGATGTCCATGCTGCTGAGGCAAGACGCATGAGAGCTGAGCTATGGTGGACAGTCCAGTGGCAATTGTGGGTCAATATGCTCAGTAACTCATGAAGCCCAAGGTTCAAGAGGGCTGCTTTCAGGTTATCCCTGCTGGTCCCCATTGGCACAGGTACAACTGGGTTGGGATTGGGGGAGTGAGACCAAGGAAGCACTTAGACTCAATGACCCCTAGAGGTCTGTCCCTCAAATGCTTTCAGTGCCTGGGACTGGAGATTTGCTTGATCATCTTGGTCTTATCACACAGGATTAAAACCTCAGCTAGAACAAGCCTCTGCTAGGACATTCTAGATTCTCAGATGAGGCCACTCTAGTGGCTCTTTGCCAGCTCACAGCCAGAAGAAATTATACTTTAATAAAGCTGGGTGTCCCAATTCATCCTTCAGAAAGGCATCACAAAAGGACCAATACATGTAGCATTTTCTACAGCACAAAACAGGCCGCCAAGCCTGCTGGGAGTGGATCTGATTTTCCTGATGAAAAGTCATGATATTCATGCCACTATATCCATACCACCTTGTTGGAGGCATGCTCTAAGAAGTTTAGCAGAGCAGAAAGGAAGCAGTCAGGACCTAGGGCTGCACAGAACCCTTCCCTAGGCTCAAGAGCAAGTCTGCACCTCAGCAGGATATTGGTGACACCCTCCTCAGAGAGGCCCAAGGGCCTGAGCTCCCTGGCAGCCACTGCACACCgcctctccctcacccctcccaGGCCCAGGGTCCTCCTCCAGGGCCTGTCCTCGCCCCTCCTGCCTTGTACTCTCCGTGCATACCAAGACCCCCACTGTTCCCCGTTTAGGTGCCTCGTTATTTTTTGCTTCTACTCAGTCCCCCTCAGACCAGTGTCTCTGTCAGAATGAAACCATATTGTTTCTCCTAAACACTTGAAGGACAGAAGTTTTCTGGGGTAATCTAATTTTggaatgtgtatacatgtgtgtgtgttgcttccATGTATATggttgcacatacatgtgtgagtttgcatgcacatttgtgtgatatgtgtggaagccagaggttgacaactGATGTCtccaattgctctccaccttatttacagagacaaggtctctcatctGAATCCAGAGTTCACCAATTCAACTAATCTTGTTGACCAATTTGTCCGCAGGtagtccctgtctctgcctctctaatgctgggattacaggcagctcACCATACCATCATCCAACACTGACATGGATCCTGAGGGTACAAACTCAGGTCTTGATGCTTTCATGACAAactctttatccactgatccatctctctagtcagGAAATCCTGTCATACTGACCTTGTTGGACAAGGCCACCTACCAAGCCTCATGACTTCTGGTGCTTTggtaggtaggtgggtggatagAGACCCCAACCACACCCTCCCAGGCCTCGCTTGTGCACCCCGAGGCCAGTGGTTCTGTATCCCATtcagaaccaaacccaggcctcaCGAGGTCACTTACTCAGCTCATGCTGGCCTGGGCGGCCAGAAAACTCGATGACCAGCAGGTCCTTGCCGTCGAAGCTGCGCCCAATGCTGTAGGTCTTAGCCACCTGGGGGCAGCGAGCCGCTGTCCGCTTCAGCACCCTCACCATCTGGGCGTAGGGGTGGTGGGCAAAGCGAATGAAGGTGGATGGCAGGCCCGAAGGTAGCACCTCCTCAACATCCAGGTCTCCTGGGGGAAGAGGAGAACTGGAGTGGGCACTGCCCACTCATCCGTGGCTCAGCCTTCCAGTGTCTCCCAGAACCCTCATTTCCACCTCACCCCATTGAATCCCAGGAGGACCCATGTGGGCTACGTGGATATGGATACTGCCATATGAGAGTCAATTACAGTGCCAGAGATACACATGGCACAATGTCTCCACTTCCAGCCTGTAAGGAAAGCCAGATGTGGGGACCTGGGCCTTTCTAACACTCAGAGCTATAGAGCTCAAGAGAAGGTGCAGTAAGTTACCTTGACCCACAGACGGCACGGCACCGTGCTCTGCCGTCTCCCTGAGCCTTCATCGTCTACCACGACCTGCTGTCATGAGAGCGTGGACGCAGTCCCGTGGCCTGCACTGCATCAGCTCCGACATGACCAGGCAGGCACAGCTCTAAGGGGCTGCCTGCAGTCTGCGCCCACGCTGGGATTACTCCCAACTGTTGCTGCAACAGCAAATCCACGGGGAAGAAGAGGACAGGTCCAAGCTGGACTCTACCCCAACTGGCACTTGGACAAGCAGGCTGGGGGACCCTCCTCAGACCCAGTGGCAACAGAAGCTGCCAGCCGCCCTGACCCAACAAAGAGTTAATGCCTTCCTTGAGTGTCTCACTGGCCTGTGGTTTTGTTTCTGCTCAAAACGGTTATTGTAGAGAAGCAAAGCAGATGGACCTGGCAATTTGATGGCAGGGATTCCCAAAATAACGCTCTCCAGCAGACGACCCCAGGCTTAGCCATGAAGCCAGCTGGCTTCCATTCCACATGCCAGCCTTCCTAGCTGCCTCCATACCTGGGAGCCCAGTGTCCACACAGCTGCTGCCTGCCAGCACAGCGCCTCCCACCACCTGGGCACAGGCACCGAGCCCAGCGCGCCCTCCCCGGGGAGCAGCAGAAAGCACTCTGAGCACTAGGAACTGCTCTGAGCACCCCTGCTGGCCGACAAGCTCCCTGTGGtactgattcaggtgtcccccaaaacttacgtgttctgaatgctaggtccccagctggtggcagtttgggaattggatcctcctggaggtgatgtattgttgggggcaggcttgtgggtgtgaTAGTCAGCtttccctttccagtgtttggcacactctcctgctgctgttgtccatctgatgttggccagggggtgatgtccaccctctgctcatgccatcttttctccctaacatcatggagcttcccctcaagtatgtaagccaaaatgaagtctttcctcccacaagcttcttttggtcaggtgctttgtgccagcaacacaaacctgactgcaacatcccaCATTTGCCCATCTGGATCCTCTTCCCACATCCTCCATGTCCCAGTGCACAGCagatgctcagtagttaaggggtGGGCAAGTGGGGTCCACTGATGGCTGGCCTGAGTCACCCCAATGCAAGATCTGTACTATCTAGTGTCTTGGGCCTGCTTACCACCAACCACAAGAGTGCCCTGCCCTGCACTGCCCAGAAGGCACTGCTGGCCACGTGGACTGTTCATATTCATTGCAATGAAgtaagttgcacatgcccatccTCTAGCCACATGCCACAATCCACACATGGCTGGTGGCTCCTGTCTTAGACAGCATGGAAGGACATACGTCTGCCAACAGGGATGCTCAGCCGCCTGCTGCTCTCTGGTGAACCCTCTTTCCCACACAGCagactcagggtgaaagggtaccGACAGGCCCTGTGCTCCCCAAACAGCACTCTGGGACTACCTAGTGTGCCTCCCTAAATGAGCAGCTCACTGTCTCTCACTCAGGGCTGCCCACTCCACAGCCATAGGTTGCCCCACCGGGAACGCTGGAGCCCTTCTCTCTGCAGCTTCTCGTGTGCCTCCTCCAGTCCCACTGAGTCCCCAATCCCCCGTATGATCCTCAAGGTCTACTGAGTAGATGCCCTGCCCACCCCAGCCCAGGTTTATGGGCAGTGCATTGCAACTTTCTGGAGAGATTTGTGGCCAGACATTCTACCCTCTGAGCCACCATCTCCATGTCCTACCTATTCGCTGGGCACAGACTCCTTTATGGGCACGGCTGGTGCATTTTCCCTTTGACTAGCTGCTTCCACTCTCAGCCCTGCATCCACCTGGGCAGGTACCATTCCTTGAGTTGGGGGGGTGATCCTTGGCAATGAGATCATCCCCCACATGACCCCTACTAGTGCCCTTCTATGGGGAGCAAGGACACCAGGGTACGGTGTCTCTTCACACTTCTTCCTTGCCTGTGCCATCCTAGAATAAAGCCCCGACTGTTCTTTCTGTTTGGCTCATGATCCTACTGGACCTCCAACACCAGACTGCCCACACAGTGACCACCCAGAGCTTACATGCAGCCTGGAGCACCCCGCTGCCTTGGCTTACCCCGGAGCTGCTCCAGAGGGTCATAGCAGCCTTCCTCCTCCTGGGCAAAGTAGTGGGCACAGTCCAGGAAGTAGGGCCAAGCCATGTCAATGGCATCAAAGGCTGGCTTGCAGGCCTCCCTCAGGTTCTCACAGACATGCCGGCAGGGCCTGCGCACGTGGCCCCCCTGACAGCGGGGGGCCAGCACAGCACAGCCCAGCAGCCGCAGGTCAGGGTTGCACTGGCCCTCCAGGAGAAAGTGCAGCACGCCCAGCAGCATGTACTCAGGGCTGGACTCCACCGCCTCCCACGACCGGTGCTCCAGCGGTGTAGGGAAGGCTGTGTGGTTGTACATGGCATCAGCACAGGTTCTGAGGTGCAGGTCCACGCAGGTGGCTGAAGGAGCAGGGTCAGTAAGTCATACAATGCCCACACCCTGGCAGACCCCACCCAGGACCAGGGCCTGAAGGGACAGGCACCTATAATCTACGGGAAAATGTGAGAGTGGGGCTTCTGCGGAGGAAACAGGAACtatgggagatggagggagggctccTATGCTGAATGCACCCCGCCACCGGCCAGCAAGTGTGCCAGGGGAGCACAGGCAGTAACAGCGGCAGAAGGGAAGCAGGAATCCAGCCCTGCCCAGGGAGGCATGACGAGACCCGCAGATGCAGATGCAGTGCCAGCACGTGATGACAGTCGCAAATAAAGACATCCACAAACATGCACCCTGAGTGGTGGTCCCACCTCTCTGGGGATGAGTCTAGGTCCTCACTGGTGAGTGTTCTCATGGCTGCGCCTGGCAAGGCCTGACTCAGCTCCACCTCTCACAAGAACATTTTAGGCACAAGCAAAAGGAGGCCAGGTCACCTATCTCTGGACACTGCATTTGATCATCATGGCTGTTTTTCTTATCCTGTGTGGGTAGCCCTCACTCCCCCACCTCTTGAGGTCCCCTGCTGCCAGGCAGGGCTCTCCAGACTCCTCTGATGCAAAACAGAGCTCCTGCAGCTGCTGGCTACAccctgccccccctccccgcACCATTACCTGATCGTCCCACCCCCATCAGGTCTAGGCTTTGGTCACTTTTCCCTGTCCAGCTTGGCAAGGACACAGCTATCATGCAGAGTTTCTCTCTGCTCAAAACAtatactcaggctggagagatggttcagtggataaagagccCACCACCCAAGCTAGAgtacc includes:
- the Cpz gene encoding carboxypeptidase Z isoform X2, which codes for MYNHTAFPTPLEHRSWEAVESSPEYMLLGVLHFLLEGQCNPDLRLLGCAVLAPRCQGGHVRRPCRHVCENLREACKPAFDAIDMAWPYFLDCAHYFAQEEEGCYDPLEQLRGDLDVEEVLPSGLPSTFIRFAHHPYAQMVRVLKRTAARCPQVAKTYSIGRSFDGKDLLVIEFSGRPGQHELMEPEVKLIGNIHGNEVAGREMLIYLAQYLCSEYLLGNPRIQRLINTTRIHLLPSMNPDGYEVAAAEGAGYNGWTSGRQNAQNLDLNRNFPDLTSEYYRLASTRGVRTDHIPISEYYWWGKVAPETKAIMKWIQTTPFVLSASLHGGDLVVSYPFDFSKNPHEKKMFSPTPDEKMFKLLARSYADVHPMMMDRSENRCGGNFLKRGSIINGADWYSFTGGMSDFNYLHTNCFEITVELGCVKFPPEEALYGLWQHNKEPLLNFLEMVHRGIKGVVMDKYGKPVKNARVSVKGIRHDVTTAPDGDYWRLLPPGSHIVIAQAPGYSKVMKRVTIPLRMKRAGRVDFILQPLVMGPKKFLPGHQKAVSGSQDPLREPTEPDLEPPRTRRQPAADGSKPWWWSYFTSLSPYKPRWLLKY
- the Cpz gene encoding carboxypeptidase Z isoform X1, translating into MPLAPLLLALLASLAAAVHPGCMSGQGTAGECHRLDTADRATCVDLHLRTCADAMYNHTAFPTPLEHRSWEAVESSPEYMLLGVLHFLLEGQCNPDLRLLGCAVLAPRCQGGHVRRPCRHVCENLREACKPAFDAIDMAWPYFLDCAHYFAQEEEGCYDPLEQLRGDLDVEEVLPSGLPSTFIRFAHHPYAQMVRVLKRTAARCPQVAKTYSIGRSFDGKDLLVIEFSGRPGQHELMEPEVKLIGNIHGNEVAGREMLIYLAQYLCSEYLLGNPRIQRLINTTRIHLLPSMNPDGYEVAAAEGAGYNGWTSGRQNAQNLDLNRNFPDLTSEYYRLASTRGVRTDHIPISEYYWWGKVAPETKAIMKWIQTTPFVLSASLHGGDLVVSYPFDFSKNPHEKKMFSPTPDEKMFKLLARSYADVHPMMMDRSENRCGGNFLKRGSIINGADWYSFTGGMSDFNYLHTNCFEITVELGCVKFPPEEALYGLWQHNKEPLLNFLEMVHRGIKGVVMDKYGKPVKNARVSVKGIRHDVTTAPDGDYWRLLPPGSHIVIAQAPGYSKVMKRVTIPLRMKRAGRVDFILQPLVMGPKKFLPGHQKAVSGSQDPLREPTEPDLEPPRTRRQPAADGSKPWWWSYFTSLSPYKPRWLLKY